One genomic region from Lycorma delicatula isolate Av1 chromosome 1, ASM4794821v1, whole genome shotgun sequence encodes:
- the LOC142318008 gene encoding uncharacterized protein LOC142318008 gives MASIGLWKANKTNRDIAERLKLSKTGVQQVVKKYRDQETVVDLSRSRRPRKTSMRQDRAIIKVSKLNRSASLNDIATEVAQNHGIQVSTATLSRCLKESGMESHFALGKPLLSAVHKSNVVSFASKRRTG, from the coding sequence ATGGCAAGTATCGGTCTCTGGAAagcaaataaaacaaacagaGACATTGCTGAacgattaaaattatcaaaaacaggTGTACAACAAGTCGTTAAAAAATATCGTGATCAAGAAACTGTCGTTGATCTTTCACGATCTCGTCGACCACGAAAAACGTCAATGAGGCAAGACAGAGCGATTATAAAGGTATCAAAACTTAATCGGTCTGCTAGTTTGAATGATATAGCGACAGAAGTAGCACAAAATCACGGAATTCAGGTTAGTACTGCCACTCTTTCTAGATGTTTAAAAGAATCTGGAATGGAATCGCATTTCGCGTTAGGAAAGCCTCTTTTAAGCGCTGTCCATAAGTCCAACGTCGTCAGTTTTGCAAGCAAACGAAGAACCGGTTGA